Proteins from one Podospora pseudocomata strain CBS 415.72m chromosome 4, whole genome shotgun sequence genomic window:
- a CDS encoding hypothetical protein (COG:O; MEROPS:MER0000359; EggNog:ENOG503NU05), which yields MSTSNQPQIVPGQWIVTLRPYATSAIKSTHVSLLHNLTDDTSSPVNVSINSEFDLPEIRGYTASFDEATKAELEALPEVADIEPVQIFKHCAVVTQSNAPWGLARISTRSKLPPAGPYTYKYTNTGEGAIAYVIDTGINDAHVDFEGRASKGPKFVTVAAGVEVSDEDLNGHGTHVAGTIAGKTYGVAKKAQVIGIKVFDDSPEPGAQTGDIISALDYVVKEFKEHGKPSVVNLSLGGGASPAMDKAVASAVRSGVTVVVAAGNEARQATTSSPAREPLAITVGASDVGDKVWQTTAANFSNYGKMVDIFAPGVQILSTWIGGTEATNTISGTSMASPHVAGAVAQIIGAESTEPLLVVPKLLQWAEKNDLSGLKERTINALLQISDA from the exons ATGtcaacctccaaccaaccccaaatcGTCCCCGGCCAATGGATCGTCACCCTTCGCCCCTACGCCACCTCGGCCATCAAATCCACCcacgtctccctcctccacaatctcaCTGAcgacacctcctcccccgtcaacgTCTCCATTAACTCCGAGTTCGACCTCCCCGAAATCAGGGGGTACACCGCCTCCTTCGACGAAGCTACCAAAGCCGAGCTCGAAGCCCTCCCCGAAGTAGCCGACATCGAACCCGTCCAAATCTTCAAGCACTGCGCCGTCGTCACCCAATCCAACGCCCCCTGGGGCCTCGCCCGCATCTCCACCCGCTCTAAGCTTCCCCCCGCCGGTCCCTACACCTACAAGTACACCAACACCGGCGAAGGCGCCATCGCCTACGTCATCGACACCGGCATCAACGACGCCCACGTCGACTTTGAGGGGCGCGCTTCAAAGGGCCCAAAGTTTGtcactgttgctgctggggtggAGGTTAGCGATGAGGATTTGAACGGGCATGGCACGCACGTTGCGGGGACGATTGCGGGGAAGACGTATGGGGTTGCTAAGAAGGCGCAGGTGATTGGGATCaaggtgtttgatgactCGCCTGAGCCGGGGGCACAGACGGGTGATATTATTAGTGCGTTGGATTATGTAGTCAAAGAGTTCAAGGAGCATGGGAAGCCGAGTGTGGTGAACTTGAGTCTGGGTGGCGGTGCGTCCCCTGCGATGGACAAGGCGGTTGCGAGCGCGGTCAGGAGCGGTGTCACTGTGGTTGTGGCGGCTGGTAACGAGGCA AGAcaggccaccaccagctctccGGCTAGAGAGCCTCTCGCTATCACTGTTGGTGCGAGCGATGTTGGTGACAAGGTGTGGCAAACCACC GCcgccaacttctccaactATGGCAAGATGGTCGACATCTTTGCCCCCGGAGTCCAAATCCTATCCACCTGGATCGGGGGCACCGAAGctaccaacaccatcagcgGCACCTCAATGG CATCCCCTCATGTGGCTGGCGCAGTTGCCCAGATCATCGGCGCCGAGTCCACGGAACCTCTTCTTGTGGTtcccaagctcctccagtGGGCCGAGAAGAATGACCTCAGCGGTCTCAAGGAGCGGACCATCAATGCCCTTTTGCAGATTTCTGACGCTTGA